The Actinomycetota bacterium genome contains the following window.
AAAAGAATTATAGCAGCAGTAGTAGTCATAGCCTTGCTGGCGGCGGGGCTGCTGGGTATCTATATATTAGAGAGCAGGTTCTTTCTCCTGGGCAAAACCTTGTACCCCCTATATGTTTCCCTTAACCAAATTCACCAAAACCGGGTTAATCCTGAAGCAGAACAGCAAGATACCATTGTGTATTGTGATTATTATACCTGGCATGACGGGCAGCATTGGGAGCGGGGTTATTCCAATCAGCCGCTATTGGGGTTTTACCATAGCCTGGATGAACAGGTTATTTCCAAACACCTGGAATGGGCCCAGAACTTTGGCATAGATGTGTTTAAGATTGAATACCTGCCCCAGTTTGACCACACCATTGCTGAAGGCATATTTGATTATGATATGGGACAGACCAAGCTTTGTTTTATGTATGATTCACGCCTGAGGTTTGAAAGCATAGGATACAAATACCCACCCTATGATTTTGGCCAAAAGGAGATTGCCGGCACATTCCTGGAAGATCTTAATCATATAGCAGACACTTATTTTGCTTCTGAAAACTACTTTAAGATAGAAGGCAAGCCAGTATTATGGATATATGTCAGCAGGGATTTTACCGGTCCCTATCAGCAGGTTATAGCAGAAGCCAGGGAAAACCTGGCCCAAAAGGGCTACCAGGTATACCTGGTGGG
Protein-coding sequences here:
- a CDS encoding glycoside hydrolase family 99-like domain-containing protein, encoding MKAYQKRIIAAVVVIALLAAGLLGIYILESRFFLLGKTLYPLYVSLNQIHQNRVNPEAEQQDTIVYCDYYTWHDGQHWERGYSNQPLLGFYHSLDEQVISKHLEWAQNFGIDVFKIEYLPQFDHTIAEGIFDYDMGQTKLCFMYDSRLRFESIGYKYPPYDFGQKEIAGTFLEDLNHIADTYFASENYFKIEGKPVLWIYVSRDFTGPYQQVIAEARENLAQKGYQVYLVGDAVFWNYRLEQVKVFDAVSCYTAYAGRPQNTAEFAERLKFLYMVWKIAASAADTDFIPSAIPAYDDRCLSSERQSVPPLEGTADDFKYQLETIKAFLDPVNISTGLTQVSIATFNEHQEGSSVEPSLEWGYERIEQIPAVFGLD